The Fibrobacter sp. genomic sequence ACAAGATCAAAGATTTCAGTTTCATGGTATTTCCTCTCTATGTATAGAAAGATAGAACTTTTGCACTATTTTGCAATACCTTTACTATTATTAGAGTATGCTTTATGGGAGTTCCATTCGGCGGATTGCATTTACGCTAATCCTACTCGCCGGACTTTCTTTCGGGGACATTTCAACCGAAAATGCCCCCCTGCGCGCTATGGCGGGCGCCTCTATCGGCAGGCAAACGCCAATCATGGCAACTCTCGGCCTCGGGTACCAGAGTGCCATTCTATATGTAGAAGGCATGGGAGTCCACAAAGGCGACAATGACTTCTGGTGCGGCCTGCGAGGTACCATCGCCTGGACAATTTTTAGGGATACGCCCTTCAACCTGGACTTGGGTGTTGCCGGAGGCTACGAATATGCTCGGGCCCCAAACGGAATGCATCAAGCTTTGAATGAAGCCAATGGAAAAACCTTCGTTTTCCCCTACAATTACGAGGAATCCCTAGACATTGGCATAGAAATCCGAGCACACCTCTATGGCTTTTATAGTCAGGTGGGCTACCCACTCTACCATTTCCGCAAACACGACGAACCCACCCTCACCTGGAGGATGGGTTACATGGTAAGCATTTTTTAGAAGTCGCAATCTTCATCAAAGCCCAAGCAGTCAAATTCGTCTAGAAACAAGCAAGACCAAGAACGAGAACCGAAGCTGTAAAATAATACAGCGAGAGTTCTCGTGACGCCGTATTGCGAAGTTTATAGGCGAATTAGTAAGTTCCCAACAGGGAACGCACCTTCTCCATCATCGCCTTGGATTTTACGCGAGCTTTTTCCTTACCGTACGCGAGAATCTTGTCAATTTCTTCGGTGTGGTTCAGCAAGTAGAAGTACTTTTCGCGGGCGGCACCCAGGTGTTCTTCGAGAACATTCTGCAGTTCCTGCTTCGCATGACCCCAACCCATGCCACCTGCGCGGTAGCGAGCAGCCAAGGCTTCGGTCTGTTCTGGCGTTGCAAACAGCTTGTACAACTTGAACACGTTGCAAGTATCCGGATCCTTGGGTTCTTCGATGCCCTGGGAATTCGTCACAATCTTGCCAATTTTCTTCTTCAAGGCCTTGCTTTCCAGGAAGATGTCGATGACGTTGTCGTACGACTTACTCATCTTGCGACCGTCGAGGCCCGGGATAATTCCCGTGGTTTCCTGGAACACGGGTTCGGGAATGGTGAACACGTCTTCGCCAAAATGCTTGTTGAACTTGATGGCGATATCGCGGGCAAATTCCACGTGCTGCTTCTGGTCCTTTCCCACGGGCACGATGTCAGCGCTGAACATCAAAATGTCGGCGTCCATCAGGCACGGGTAGCAGTAAAGGCCCATGTTCACGTTGGCATCCGGATCTTCACCGGCGGCGTTGTTCGCCTCGACCTTCGCCTTGTAGGCGTGGGCACGGTTCATAAAGCCCTTCGGCGTAAAGCAGCTGAGCGCCCAGCTGAGTTCAAAAATTTCGGGAATGTCGCTCTGCTTGTAGAACAGGCCCTCTTCGGGGTTCAGGCCAAGGGCAAGCCAGGTTGCCGCAATCTTGTAGATGTTCGCACGCATTTCGGCACCGTTCTGCA encodes the following:
- a CDS encoding tryptophan--tRNA ligase yields the protein MKKISLTGIKPTGTPHLGNYLGAIRPALELSKTYDTVYFIADYHALTTVQNGAEMRANIYKIAATWLALGLNPEEGLFYKQSDIPEIFELSWALSCFTPKGFMNRAHAYKAKVEANNAAGEDPDANVNMGLYCYPCLMDADILMFSADIVPVGKDQKQHVEFARDIAIKFNKHFGEDVFTIPEPVFQETTGIIPGLDGRKMSKSYDNVIDIFLESKALKKKIGKIVTNSQGIEEPKDPDTCNVFKLYKLFATPEQTEALAARYRAGGMGWGHAKQELQNVLEEHLGAAREKYFYLLNHTEEIDKILAYGKEKARVKSKAMMEKVRSLLGTY